In Lacrimispora indolis DSM 755, a genomic segment contains:
- a CDS encoding carbamoyltransferase HypF — MDHGKKQVITEKIRVYGIVQGVGFRPLVYRTAKQYRIKGQVRNVGGYVEIVAQAERDMIGRFLDGLKENRKGGQEIIKMEAEEIPFMDLDDFIIIGSESGGEISVIPPDLPVCPECMKELSDAADRRYQNPFISCISCGPRYTIIEELPYDRNRTTMRDFSLCSTCLEEYTSPDGRRFHAQTISCNDCGPYLIYRDKKHDTGELREREAFEKALSELARGGIVAIKGIGGYHLACSPFREDTVKRLRKLKGREEKPFAVMFPGIPEINKYCLVSEVEKTLLESKARPIVLLSILFPTISGQSQPRVTGCTGIPPGRTIKQDSMAPSVGNGSIDCGAFLPYTPLQHMLMQRLGPLVMTSANISGQPIIREDELMLALSSPYLSGVLYNKRRIVRSVDDSVAKIIEGRPQLIRRSRGYVPYPVFLPKEEEKGNEREGRTKAGIFASGGDLKASFCLCHKGNAVLSQYFGDLEEDSVMKEFQNAYHDLTKLLRVEPGLAVCDLHPNYHSARFAKALDIPVLRVQHHHAHVASVLAEHDLKGPVIGVAFDGTGYGTDGNIWGGEFLVCEGSDFIRAAHLSLFPILGGDRSMGDARKTATCCLLHAGLEAYVQDERLDVIKAALEHHVNRVLTSSVGRLFDGAASVLNIGHENRYEGECAILLEKEAVLAERNRVKPAELSFGIKEHEAFLELDPRPVFEALCSRRSRSETGSLALGFHLALAQGIASVCGKLRGRYLSNAVALSGGVFQNSLLTGHTIRLLREKGFQVYWNEAVPPNDGGVSLGQAYLGNEYLKSGIMDLERTECHVCCSAGKSDSN; from the coding sequence ATGGATCATGGAAAAAAACAGGTTATCACAGAAAAAATAAGAGTTTACGGCATTGTACAGGGGGTTGGATTCCGACCCCTTGTTTACCGTACAGCCAAACAATACAGGATAAAAGGACAGGTCCGTAATGTAGGCGGCTATGTTGAGATTGTGGCCCAGGCAGAAAGGGATATGATCGGCCGGTTTCTGGACGGCTTAAAGGAAAACAGGAAGGGCGGCCAGGAAATTATAAAGATGGAAGCAGAAGAGATTCCTTTCATGGACCTTGATGATTTTATCATTATAGGGAGCGAATCCGGCGGGGAAATATCAGTGATTCCACCGGATTTACCGGTCTGCCCGGAATGCATGAAAGAGCTTTCTGATGCGGCTGACAGAAGATATCAGAATCCATTTATCAGCTGCATATCCTGCGGCCCCAGATATACCATAATTGAGGAGCTTCCTTATGACAGAAATCGTACAACAATGAGGGATTTCTCCCTGTGCAGCACCTGTCTGGAAGAATACACCTCGCCTGATGGCAGACGGTTTCATGCCCAGACTATTTCCTGCAATGACTGCGGCCCCTACCTGATCTATAGGGACAAGAAACATGACACCGGAGAACTGCGGGAAAGGGAAGCGTTTGAAAAAGCGCTGTCTGAGCTGGCCCGGGGAGGGATCGTTGCAATTAAGGGAATCGGAGGCTATCACCTGGCTTGTTCCCCTTTTAGGGAAGATACGGTAAAACGGCTCCGCAAATTAAAGGGGCGGGAGGAAAAGCCTTTTGCAGTCATGTTTCCTGGAATTCCGGAAATAAACAAATACTGTCTTGTTTCTGAGGTAGAAAAAACACTGCTGGAATCCAAGGCAAGGCCCATTGTTCTGCTTTCCATATTATTTCCCACGATTTCCGGGCAGAGCCAACCACGCGTCACCGGGTGTACAGGCATACCCCCAGGGCGTACCATAAAACAGGATTCTATGGCTCCCTCTGTAGGAAATGGAAGTATTGATTGCGGAGCTTTCCTTCCGTATACACCTCTCCAGCATATGCTGATGCAAAGGCTTGGGCCACTGGTCATGACAAGCGCCAATATTTCCGGACAGCCTATCATCCGTGAGGATGAACTCATGCTGGCTCTCTCATCTCCTTATTTAAGCGGTGTATTATATAATAAAAGAAGGATTGTCCGTTCCGTGGATGATTCTGTTGCTAAAATAATTGAAGGCAGGCCCCAGTTGATCCGAAGAAGCAGAGGTTATGTCCCATATCCGGTTTTTCTTCCTAAAGAAGAGGAAAAGGGGAATGAAAGAGAAGGGCGGACAAAGGCCGGAATATTTGCGTCTGGAGGAGATTTAAAGGCATCCTTCTGCCTTTGTCATAAAGGAAATGCAGTGTTATCCCAGTATTTTGGAGACTTGGAAGAAGATTCGGTTATGAAGGAATTTCAAAATGCCTATCATGATCTGACTAAGCTCCTTAGAGTTGAGCCTGGGCTGGCGGTCTGTGATCTTCATCCCAACTACCATTCCGCGCGTTTTGCAAAGGCTCTGGACATCCCTGTTTTAAGAGTACAGCATCACCATGCCCATGTTGCATCGGTTCTCGCCGAGCATGATTTAAAGGGACCGGTGATCGGAGTTGCCTTTGACGGGACCGGCTATGGGACGGACGGGAATATATGGGGCGGAGAATTTCTTGTCTGTGAAGGAAGTGACTTCATACGGGCAGCCCATTTGAGCCTGTTTCCCATTCTGGGAGGAGACAGGTCCATGGGGGATGCCAGGAAAACGGCCACCTGCTGTCTGCTTCACGCAGGCCTTGAAGCTTACGTTCAGGATGAGAGGCTGGATGTGATAAAAGCCGCCCTGGAACATCATGTCAACAGGGTTTTGACTTCCAGCGTGGGACGTCTGTTTGATGGGGCGGCATCTGTTTTAAATATCGGGCATGAGAACCGGTATGAGGGAGAATGTGCCATATTGCTGGAAAAAGAGGCGGTGCTTGCAGAGAGAAACCGGGTAAAGCCGGCAGAGCTTTCTTTTGGGATCAAGGAACACGAGGCTTTCCTGGAATTGGATCCCCGGCCGGTTTTTGAAGCCCTCTGCAGCAGGAGAAGCAGGTCAGAGACAGGTTCCCTTGCTCTTGGCTTTCATCTTGCACTGGCGCAGGGAATCGCATCTGTATGCGGGAAGCTGCGGGGCAGATACTTAAGCAATGCGGTAGCCTTAAGCGGAGGTGTTTTTCAAAATTCCCTTCTCACCGGGCATACCATCAGGCTTTTAAGGGAAAAAGGATTTCAAGTCTATTGGAATGAGGCGGTTCCTCCAAACGACGGGGGAGTGAGCCTTGGCCAGGCTTATCTGGGAAACGAATACTTAAAATCCGGGATTATGGATTTGGAAAGGACAGAATGCCATGTGTGTTGCAGTGCCGGGAAAAGTGATTCAAATTAA
- a CDS encoding HypC/HybG/HupF family hydrogenase formation chaperone, whose protein sequence is MCVAVPGKVIQIKGDYAKVNIMDNITDANIRLVDTKVGDYVLIHAGCVIEVLREDAAQEILSIFSQLMEEI, encoded by the coding sequence ATGTGTGTTGCAGTGCCGGGAAAAGTGATTCAAATTAAGGGTGATTATGCAAAGGTCAACATTATGGACAATATTACCGATGCAAATATAAGGCTGGTGGATACAAAGGTCGGAGATTATGTTCTCATACATGCCGGCTGTGTCATTGAGGTTTTAAGGGAAGATGCAGCCCAGGAAATTCTCTCCATATTTTCCCAGCTTATGGAGGAGATATAA
- the hypD gene encoding hydrogenase formation protein HypD gives MIEQVIHELKNYDGRPVKIMEVCGTHTASIFKNGIRTMISPKIQLISGPGCPVCVTSSAYIDELTEYSLKANHCVLTFGDMMKVKGSRMSLTEARAAGGRVKILYSPLLAVGEAEKNRETQYVFAAVGFETTAPIYALLLEEIREKKIENLKLLTSLKTIVPALSFLCETEKNIDGFLSPGHVSVITGSEVYRELAARYQKPFVIAGFEGEHILAAVYEIMTQIRKQRFEVKNMYASAVTEEGNRKAAALIERYFEAFDGFWRGIGTIEKSALRLKEKYRTYDAGSHGEAAKEHMPVGCKCKSVILGRINPPECPLFKTACSPLHAIGPCMVSQEGACGIWYQNS, from the coding sequence ATGATTGAGCAGGTGATCCATGAACTGAAAAATTATGACGGAAGGCCGGTAAAGATCATGGAGGTATGCGGGACCCATACGGCCAGCATCTTTAAAAATGGCATCCGGACCATGATTTCACCTAAGATCCAGTTGATTTCCGGGCCAGGCTGTCCGGTCTGCGTCACTTCTTCCGCCTATATTGATGAGCTGACGGAATATTCCCTAAAGGCGAACCATTGCGTACTCACCTTTGGAGATATGATGAAAGTCAAAGGAAGCAGGATGAGCCTGACAGAGGCAAGGGCAGCCGGAGGACGGGTGAAAATCCTGTATTCTCCCCTTTTGGCAGTAGGAGAAGCGGAGAAAAACAGGGAGACCCAATATGTTTTTGCGGCAGTTGGATTTGAAACCACGGCCCCCATATATGCTCTGCTCCTTGAGGAGATCCGTGAGAAGAAAATTGAGAATCTAAAGCTTTTGACCTCTTTAAAAACCATTGTGCCGGCCCTTTCCTTTCTCTGTGAAACGGAAAAAAACATTGACGGGTTTCTAAGTCCCGGACATGTCAGCGTGATCACAGGAAGCGAAGTGTACCGGGAGCTGGCGGCAAGATACCAAAAGCCCTTTGTCATAGCAGGCTTTGAAGGAGAGCATATCCTGGCCGCCGTATATGAGATCATGACCCAGATCAGGAAGCAGCGCTTTGAAGTGAAAAATATGTATGCCAGCGCTGTGACAGAGGAAGGAAACCGGAAAGCTGCTGCACTGATTGAACGATACTTTGAAGCTTTCGATGGGTTTTGGAGGGGGATTGGGACCATAGAAAAATCCGCTTTAAGGCTTAAGGAGAAATACAGAACTTATGATGCAGGAAGTCATGGAGAGGCGGCAAAAGAGCACATGCCGGTTGGCTGTAAGTGTAAGTCAGTCATCCTTGGGCGGATCAATCCGCCGGAATGTCCCCTGTTTAAAACTGCCTGCTCCCCGCTTCATGCCATTGGTCCCTGTATGGTATCCCAGGAAGGGGCATGCGGCATCTGGTATCAGAATTCATGA
- the hypE gene encoding hydrogenase expression/formation protein HypE — MKINMSYGSGGKQTGNLISEVFLKHFNNKTLNRLEDSAVINIKGKIAYTTDSFVVTPLFFKGGDIGKLAVCGTVNDLSMMGAVPRYLTAGFIIEEGAELETMEQIAASMALAAREAGVKIVAGDTKVVEGNGGIYINTSGIGEIRKGGISISKCRPRDSIILSGNLGEHHAAILSSRMGIENQIASDCAPLHSMVKHLLDEKIQVHCMRDVTRGGLATVLNEAADQSFCKVEIWEETIPVSFQVKGFCDILGLDPLYMANEGKMIAVVPENQAQKALQAIQKSKYGKNARIIGTVLEGRGVTMKTRLQGSRTIDVLYGESLPRIC, encoded by the coding sequence ATGAAAATTAATATGTCCTACGGCAGCGGAGGAAAACAGACAGGCAATCTCATCAGTGAGGTGTTTCTAAAGCATTTTAATAATAAAACCTTAAACAGGCTGGAAGATTCCGCTGTAATAAATATCAAAGGGAAAATTGCCTATACAACGGATTCCTTTGTGGTCACTCCTTTGTTTTTCAAAGGAGGAGATATCGGGAAGCTGGCCGTATGCGGGACGGTGAACGACCTTTCCATGATGGGAGCTGTCCCAAGATATTTAACTGCCGGCTTCATTATAGAAGAGGGGGCAGAGCTTGAGACGATGGAGCAGATAGCCGCTTCCATGGCACTGGCAGCCAGAGAGGCGGGCGTAAAGATCGTAGCCGGTGATACAAAGGTAGTGGAGGGAAACGGCGGAATCTATATCAATACTTCCGGAATAGGTGAGATCCGGAAAGGAGGGATCAGCATTTCAAAGTGCAGGCCAAGGGATTCCATTATTCTTTCCGGAAATCTTGGAGAACACCATGCAGCCATTCTTTCCAGCCGGATGGGGATCGAAAACCAGATCGCAAGTGACTGCGCACCTCTTCACTCCATGGTAAAACATCTTCTGGACGAAAAAATCCAGGTTCATTGCATGAGGGATGTTACCAGAGGAGGGCTTGCCACGGTTCTTAATGAGGCGGCGGACCAGTCCTTCTGTAAGGTGGAAATATGGGAGGAAACCATTCCGGTCAGTTTCCAGGTCAAAGGCTTTTGTGACATCCTGGGTCTGGATCCTCTTTATATGGCAAACGAAGGAAAAATGATAGCCGTTGTTCCTGAAAACCAGGCTCAAAAGGCTTTGCAGGCAATTCAGAAAAGCAAATACGGAAAAAATGCCAGGATCATCGGAACAGTTCTGGAGGGCAGGGGCGTGACAATGAAAACCAGGCTGCAGGGAAGCAGGACCATTGATGTTTTATACGGCGAAAGTCTGCCCAGGATCTGTTAG
- a CDS encoding N-acetylmuramoyl-L-alanine amidase family protein, with the protein MAIKIFIDQGHNPSGYFNSGAEANGLRESEINYQVGIYLLNLLNSDPRFEARVSRPEPTTVLGTNNTTSLAQRVAMANSWPADYFISIHCNVNPNPAINGTEVYIYQYYTQAQWLAEQIMEGVNQVTGTANNGIRENPSLYVLRNANMPANLVELGYLSSPLDSEKLRDDQYGFAYGIFLGIMRYFGFA; encoded by the coding sequence ATGGCTATTAAAATATTTATTGATCAAGGTCATAATCCCAGCGGATATTTTAACAGTGGTGCGGAAGCTAATGGTTTGCGTGAGTCGGAAATCAACTATCAGGTGGGGATTTATCTGCTGAATTTATTAAACAGTGATCCAAGATTTGAAGCACGGGTGTCCAGGCCGGAGCCCACCACCGTATTAGGAACTAATAATACCACCAGTCTTGCCCAGAGAGTTGCCATGGCCAATTCATGGCCGGCCGACTATTTTATCAGCATACATTGCAATGTGAATCCAAACCCTGCCATTAATGGAACGGAGGTATATATTTACCAATATTATACCCAGGCACAGTGGCTGGCAGAGCAGATCATGGAAGGCGTAAACCAGGTGACTGGAACAGCAAACAACGGGATCAGGGAAAACCCATCCCTGTATGTTTTAAGAAATGCAAATATGCCGGCCAACCTTGTGGAATTGGGCTACTTAAGCAGTCCGTTGGATTCAGAAAAACTGCGTGATGACCAGTATGGATTTGCGTATGGTATTTTTTTAGGTATCATGAGATATTTTGGTTTTGCATGA
- a CDS encoding aromatic acid exporter family protein yields MDKEKVIKSIKIAAAAVLAIAIAAELGLKYSATAGIITVLSIQNTKRETIKSARNRTLAFLCALMLAAVSFRLLGFTLIAFAAYLLLFALLCLYADWGEAIAMDSVLITHFLAEQSMSAPLIGNEIALFLIGTTVGVLVNMHLRRREKVFQKLADDVDMQIKGILNRMSLWLMEEDKSGYGPDCLIQLKESLDQARRCALNNYNNALWKKDSYEVDYVQMRQQQSMVLQEIYENIKSITCLPRQAQQVAQLLKGIEQGYHRENTAEGLLKDLDLLFQELKSHELPSDREEFEARAILFYILKQIKELLMIKREFVLAHRR; encoded by the coding sequence ATGGATAAGGAAAAAGTGATTAAAAGCATTAAAATTGCCGCTGCAGCAGTGCTGGCCATTGCCATTGCCGCTGAGCTTGGCTTAAAATATTCCGCTACTGCAGGCATCATCACAGTACTCAGCATACAAAATACCAAGAGGGAAACCATTAAAAGCGCCAGAAACCGGACTTTGGCTTTTTTGTGCGCCTTAATGCTGGCCGCAGTCTCCTTCCGGCTTCTGGGCTTTACCCTGATTGCATTTGCAGCATATCTTCTCTTATTCGCCCTGCTTTGCCTGTATGCGGACTGGGGAGAAGCAATTGCCATGGACTCGGTATTGATCACCCATTTCCTGGCTGAGCAGTCCATGTCCGCGCCTCTCATAGGAAATGAGATCGCTTTGTTCCTGATTGGAACAACCGTAGGGGTACTTGTGAATATGCATCTTCGAAGAAGGGAAAAAGTATTTCAGAAACTGGCTGATGATGTGGATATGCAGATTAAGGGAATCTTAAACCGCATGTCCCTTTGGCTGATGGAGGAAGATAAAAGCGGATATGGCCCGGATTGCCTCATCCAGCTTAAGGAAAGCCTGGATCAGGCCAGAAGATGTGCCCTTAATAATTACAACAACGCACTTTGGAAAAAGGATTCCTATGAAGTGGATTATGTTCAGATGCGTCAGCAGCAAAGCATGGTGCTTCAGGAAATTTACGAAAACATCAAAAGCATCACCTGCCTGCCCAGACAGGCACAGCAGGTGGCACAGCTGTTAAAAGGAATTGAACAGGGATATCACAGAGAAAATACGGCAGAAGGGCTTTTAAAGGACTTGGACCTTTTGTTTCAGGAGCTGAAAAGCCATGAGCTTCCCTCTGACCGGGAGGAATTTGAAGCCAGGGCCATTCTGTTTTATATCTTAAAGCAGATAAAAGAGCTGTTGATGATAAAGAGGGAATTTGTTCTGGCTCATCGAAGGTAA
- a CDS encoding DUF1456 family protein, producing the protein MDNNDILIRLRYAMDIKDSDMIEIFRLGGITITKEKIRRLLVKPQAGLSVSGEQKAVEDQDRDICDDFMLESFLNGYIVFKRGRQEPKPGEQEKPLFMIKNHRSVNNVLLKKIKIALSLTGDDMLDIFKSVGINLSNGELSAVLRREGQRNYKECQDRYARNFLKGLAIKYRSDR; encoded by the coding sequence GTGGATAACAACGATATATTAATAAGATTGCGGTATGCCATGGATATCAAGGATTCTGATATGATCGAAATATTCAGATTGGGCGGAATCACAATTACAAAGGAAAAGATCCGAAGACTTCTGGTTAAGCCGCAGGCCGGTTTAAGCGTTTCCGGAGAACAAAAGGCCGTTGAGGATCAGGACAGGGATATATGCGATGATTTTATGCTGGAATCCTTTTTGAATGGTTATATTGTTTTCAAGAGAGGCAGGCAGGAGCCAAAGCCAGGAGAGCAGGAGAAACCGCTGTTTATGATAAAGAATCACAGATCAGTCAATAATGTCCTGCTTAAAAAGATTAAAATCGCCCTGTCCCTTACCGGCGATGATATGCTTGATATTTTTAAGTCTGTTGGAATCAATTTATCCAACGGTGAATTAAGTGCGGTTTTGCGAAGGGAAGGGCAGCGCAACTATAAGGAATGCCAGGACCGGTATGCCAGAAATTTCCTAAAGGGACTGGCAATCAAATACAGATCAGACCGGTGA
- a CDS encoding RNHCP domain-containing protein, producing MQKRRLNAAFVCQNCKREVLPILNGSYRNHCPFCLFSLHVDEEIPGDRKNSCKGLMKPTGIRYHTKKGFQLIHRCTRCGTYRHNVICEGNCQPDNRELIQELMYLIT from the coding sequence ATGCAAAAAAGAAGGCTGAATGCAGCATTTGTATGTCAGAATTGCAAAAGAGAGGTACTGCCCATATTAAACGGCAGTTACAGAAACCATTGTCCTTTTTGCCTGTTTTCCCTCCATGTGGATGAGGAAATCCCGGGGGACAGAAAAAACAGCTGCAAAGGACTTATGAAGCCGACAGGGATCCGATACCACACGAAAAAGGGATTTCAGCTCATCCACCGTTGTACCAGGTGCGGGACCTACAGACACAATGTAATTTGTGAAGGGAATTGCCAGCCAGATAATAGAGAATTGATTCAGGAACTTATGTATCTTATCACATAA
- a CDS encoding MgtC/SapB family protein: MILYMLSQVNTASIAFRLFLSIILCGAIGMERGLRNRPAGFMTYLLVGCGSALIMITNQYIATIYTNVDPTRMAAQVVSGIGFLGAGTIITTSKNEIRGLTTAAGIWATAAVGLAVGIGFYGGAILGSVFIIFSLMYLKKIDLYIKTHAKTMEIYLEYNEEFSMQNLSLYADDSHYQILDLEFGKIKTLNGEFGTLTFEVNFRHKVNHTKIIEEMGQLPGILYVREVA, from the coding sequence TTGATTCTTTATATGTTATCACAGGTAAACACTGCCTCTATAGCATTCCGGCTGTTTTTGTCCATTATTTTATGCGGGGCCATAGGAATGGAACGAGGCTTAAGGAACCGCCCGGCAGGCTTTATGACCTATCTCCTGGTGGGGTGCGGCTCAGCTCTTATTATGATTACCAATCAGTATATTGCAACCATTTATACCAATGTGGATCCTACACGAATGGCAGCCCAGGTGGTAAGCGGGATCGGATTTTTGGGAGCAGGAACGATCATCACCACTTCTAAAAACGAGATCAGGGGCCTGACAACTGCAGCAGGTATCTGGGCAACAGCAGCGGTAGGGCTGGCGGTAGGGATCGGGTTTTACGGGGGAGCCATTTTAGGAAGCGTTTTTATTATTTTTTCTCTCATGTATTTAAAAAAAATCGACCTTTACATAAAGACCCACGCAAAGACAATGGAAATATATCTGGAGTATAACGAAGAGTTTTCCATGCAGAATTTATCCCTGTATGCAGATGATTCCCATTATCAGATTTTAGACCTGGAGTTTGGTAAGATAAAGACCTTAAATGGGGAATTCGGCACGCTGACCTTTGAAGTCAATTTCCGGCATAAGGTAAATCATACGAAAATCATCGAAGAAATGGGGCAGCTGCCCGGTATTCTTTATGTAAGAGAGGTGGCTTAA
- a CDS encoding DUF554 domain-containing protein, which produces MEYISFQGGRTTVIGTIVNTAAILTGSVIGTCVKKGIEDKYQNALYNAMGLSACGLGINAVVQNMPKSSYPVLFIISLAAGSLLGTRLNLMDKFDRVVARFSKGDLGQGLSTAILLFCIGTLSILGPMESALYGNNTYLFTNATLDFVTSMVLASTYGIGIALSAVVLFLWQGSIYLFSGSLSAFLTPQLLTEISLVGGFLIFSSGLSILKIKDCKALNMLPSLLVPVVWFLIKAVI; this is translated from the coding sequence ATGGAATACATTTCGTTTCAGGGAGGAAGGACAACCGTGATAGGAACCATTGTAAATACAGCTGCGATTCTGACCGGCAGTGTCATAGGAACTTGTGTGAAAAAAGGGATCGAGGACAAATACCAGAATGCATTATATAACGCCATGGGTCTTTCCGCCTGCGGTCTGGGCATCAATGCAGTCGTGCAGAATATGCCAAAGAGCAGCTATCCCGTGCTGTTTATCATCAGCCTTGCGGCAGGAAGTCTCCTTGGCACCAGGTTAAATCTGATGGACAAGTTTGACAGGGTTGTGGCCCGTTTTTCAAAAGGAGATTTAGGCCAGGGGCTGTCTACGGCGATCCTGCTGTTTTGTATCGGGACGCTTTCGATTCTGGGTCCAATGGAAAGCGCACTTTACGGAAACAATACCTATCTGTTTACAAATGCAACTCTGGACTTTGTGACGTCCATGGTCCTGGCTTCCACCTATGGGATTGGGATCGCCTTATCTGCAGTGGTATTATTTTTGTGGCAGGGAAGCATCTATCTTTTTTCCGGCAGCCTTTCCGCTTTTTTAACTCCCCAGCTGTTAACTGAGATTTCTCTTGTGGGCGGTTTTCTGATCTTTAGTTCCGGCCTTTCTATATTAAAAATCAAGGACTGCAAGGCCTTAAATATGCTTCCGTCTTTATTGGTGCCTGTTGTATGGTTTTTAATAAAGGCCGTCATCTGA
- a CDS encoding shikimate dehydrogenase, translating into MEKRISGKTGLLGLIGSPVGHSGSPAMYNYCFEKLGLDYAYLAFDIKVDEVEKAIEAVKTLRMRGCNVTMPCKNEAVKYMDELSPAARIIGAVNTIVNEEGRLIGHITDGQGFVDNLRDHGVEIAGKKILVCGGGGAAAAIQVQCALEGAREISIFNIKDAFFERTLNTAEKIRQEKPECIVNVFDIADIEKMREEIATSDILANATIVGMKPMDNESVVKDAAMFRPGLVVVDAVYNPKETKMLREAKAAGCTCIDGQGMLVWQGAEAFKLYTGQEMPVKEVKELFFS; encoded by the coding sequence ATGGAAAAAAGAATTTCAGGAAAAACAGGTTTATTAGGTTTGATTGGCTCGCCGGTAGGACACTCCGGTTCACCGGCCATGTATAATTATTGTTTTGAAAAGCTGGGTCTGGATTACGCATATCTTGCATTTGATATCAAGGTGGATGAGGTGGAAAAGGCCATTGAGGCCGTAAAGACACTCCGTATGAGAGGCTGCAACGTGACCATGCCATGTAAGAACGAAGCCGTGAAATACATGGATGAGCTGTCCCCTGCCGCCCGCATCATCGGTGCGGTCAATACCATAGTAAATGAAGAAGGAAGGCTGATCGGCCATATTACCGATGGCCAGGGCTTTGTGGATAATCTCCGGGATCATGGAGTGGAAATTGCAGGTAAGAAGATCCTTGTCTGCGGCGGAGGCGGAGCAGCAGCTGCGATCCAGGTACAGTGTGCTCTGGAGGGTGCCAGAGAAATCTCCATCTTTAATATAAAGGATGCGTTCTTTGAAAGAACCTTAAATACCGCAGAAAAAATCAGGCAGGAAAAGCCGGAATGCATTGTCAATGTGTTTGATATTGCTGATATTGAAAAGATGAGGGAAGAGATAGCCACCAGCGATATTCTGGCAAATGCCACCATTGTCGGCATGAAACCCATGGATAATGAAAGCGTTGTAAAGGATGCTGCCATGTTCCGTCCGGGCCTGGTTGTGGTGGATGCGGTTTATAATCCAAAGGAAACGAAGATGTTAAGAGAGGCAAAGGCTGCCGGCTGCACATGCATTGACGGTCAGGGAATGCTTGTATGGCAGGGGGCTGAGGCATTTAAGCTTTATACGGGCCAGGAGATGCCTGTAAAGGAAGTGAAGGAGCTGTTTTTCAGCTGA
- a CDS encoding GNAT family N-acetyltransferase codes for MKKNVVSTKRLCMTPQSMEELTILYEKEVDREMKKAYKDMLETMGQLPGQEEWGSEWKISLASGSIIGGIGFKGTPDAEGTVEIGYGIDEAYRRKGYATEAVNGMVKWALEQKGVQCVSAQTEPGNDISQKVLLNNGFVRDGYGEEGPRWTVCRNGNAGN; via the coding sequence ATGAAAAAAAACGTTGTTTCAACAAAAAGACTTTGTATGACTCCCCAAAGCATGGAAGAACTCACCATACTTTATGAAAAAGAGGTGGACAGGGAGATGAAAAAGGCATACAAAGACATGTTAGAAACCATGGGACAGTTGCCAGGGCAGGAAGAATGGGGCTCGGAGTGGAAAATCAGCCTGGCATCCGGATCCATAATAGGCGGAATTGGTTTCAAAGGCACACCTGATGCAGAAGGAACCGTAGAAATCGGATATGGGATAGATGAGGCATACCGGCGGAAGGGTTACGCGACAGAAGCTGTAAACGGTATGGTGAAATGGGCACTGGAACAAAAGGGTGTCCAATGTGTCTCAGCACAAACGGAGCCGGGCAATGATATATCCCAAAAGGTCCTGCTAAACAACGGCTTTGTCCGTGACGGGTACGGAGAAGAAGGACCCCGGTGGACTGTCTGCAGAAATGGGAACGCCGGGAACTGA